Proteins encoded by one window of Ascochyta rabiei chromosome 1, complete sequence:
- a CDS encoding hsp90 co-chaperone Cdc37, with translation MVINYSKWDALELSDDSDIEVHPNVDKKSFIRAKQAQIHQERDHRRHQIKTLKYERIINDGLTERIDRLLTALKSHKSKLADGANEDQLVFQAMMESMLDMKENAPPPPPEGVHEHIKDKPTYPQMMASMVDIVKKEIDASKSTDSRYDQFIAGLHKEKERVEDLQKQLLAKLAELEKEDKRHITSDDIKDGFSHSSVMKADQKKPASTPSSSTSRTETVELLNAPKRPEATRTDTGDSGADADIEEGTAAHDDDDNDDDVEASPLAKKFAAIKAGDWYACLQFLMQHSEILKESETDGLLVEAFNSELDGKPKHARQCVHQGLLLQYCRQLGGRQGVELFFKRIQSKDHQASKMFNDDVDSTYHRIRTRAAEILKERAENPAGAEGVEQIQLHAVDPGTTINIQVPPEKSTAEDPQEREMEIMARGIFETFPPGLQRALETGKLDEINKVLAKMSVEEAEEVVEKLGEGGMLSVEQGVIDATTEEGQKTFEEIERSRKMPGQE, from the exons ATGGTGATCAACTACAGCAAGTGG GACGCCCTCGAGCTCTCCGACGACAGCGACATCGAAGTGCACCCAAACGTCGACAAGAAGTCCTTCATTCGCGCAAAGCAGGCACAGATACACCAGGAGCGCGACCACCGCCGACACCAGATCAAGACACTCAAGTACGAGCGCATCATCAACGACGGCCTCACCGAACGCATCGACCGCCTGCTCACAGCCTTGAAGTCGCACAAGTCGAAGCTAGCAGACGGCGCAAATGAAGACCAGCTGGTCTTCCAGGCGATGATGGAGAGCATGCTGGACATGAAGGAGAacgcaccgccgccgccaccagaGGGCGTACATGAGCACATCAAGGACAAGCCCACATATCCGCAGATGATGGCCAGCATGGTCGACATTGTGAAGAAGGAGATCGACGCAAGCAAGAGCACAGACTCGAGGTACGACCAGTTTATCGCAGGCCTGCACAAGGAGAAGGAGCGGGTGGAGGACCTACAGAAGCAACTGCTTGCCAAGCTGGCAGAGCTCGAGAAGGAGGACAAACGCCACATCACAAGCGACGACATCAAGGACGGCTTCAGTCACTCATCCGTTATGAAGGCCGACCAGAAGAAACCCGCCTCGACACCGTCCTCCTCCACATCAAGAACAGAGACCGTCGAGCTCTTGAACGCCCCCAAACGCCCCGAAGCCACACGCACCGACACAGGCGACTCGGGCGCAGACGCAGACATTGAAGAGGGCACCGCTGcccacgacgacgacgacaacgacgacgacgtcgAGGCATCGCCTCTCGCCAAGAAGTTTGCCGCCATAAAAGCCGGCGACTGGTACGCGTGTCTCCAGTTCTTGATGCAGCACTCCGAGATCCTCAAAGAATCCGAAACCGACGGCCTCCTCGTCGAAGCCTTCAACTCGGAACTCGATGGCAAGCCCAAGCACGCAAGACAGTGTGTCCACCAAGGTCTCCTGCTGCAATACTGCAGGCAACTCGGCGGGCGACAAGGCGTGGAGCTCTTCTTCAAGCGGATACAGAGCAAAGACCACCAGGCAAGCAAGATGTTCAACGACGACGTAGACAGCACGTACCACCGCATCCGCACGCGCGCTGCAGAGATACTGAAAGAGCGCGCCGAGAACCCCGCGGGCGCCGAGGGCGTCGAGCAGATCCAGCTTCACGCCGTCGACCCAGGTACCACGATCAACATTCAGGTGCCGCCGGAGAAGTCGACGGCCGAAGACCCGCAGGAGCGCGAGATGGAAATCATGGCGCGCGGCATCTTCGAGACATTCCCACCGGGTCTGCAGCGGGCGCTCGAGACGGGCAAATTGGATGAAATCAACAAGGTGCTGGCCAAGATGAGTGTCGAGGAGGCAGAGGAGGTGGTGGAGAAGCTGGGTGAAGGCGGCATGTTGAGTGTCGAGCAGGGCGTCATCGACGCGACGACTGAGGAGGGCCAGAAGACGTTTGAGGAGATTGAGAGGAGTAGGAAGATGCCCGGGCAGGAGTAA
- a CDS encoding Non-reducing end alpha-L-arabinofuranosidase — protein sequence MPSQSSYLRPGVLALGLAATSSFVAAAPCDIYASGNTPCIAAHSTTRALYSAYTGALYQVKRGSDNTTINIAPKSAGSVANAAAQDTFCSGTTCLITIVYDQSGRENHLTQAPPGGFNGPESKGYDNLAGAIGAPVTLNGQKAYGVFVSPGTGYRNNKVSGSATGDAAQGMYAVLDGTHYNGACCFDYGNAETNNLDTGDGHMEAIYYGDSTGWGSGAGSGPWIMADLENGLFSGQGAKKNTGNPSITSRFVTAVIKGGPGKWAIRGGNGATGALSTFYSGARPSGSGYNPMHKEGAIVLGIGGDNSNGAQGTFYEGVMTSGYPTDATENSVQANIVAAKYATTSLVSGPAYTVGDSVSFKATTAGYTNRYLAHTGATVNIQVVSSSSTTTLKQAASWIIRAGLGNSGCYSFESKDTAGSFIRHFNFALHVAANDGSKAFKEDATFCPQSGLSGSGSSLRAWGYPTRWIRHYLNSGYIASNGGVHGFDAAASFNADATWATSTGLA from the coding sequence ATGCCTTCACAATCAAGCTACCTACGTCCTGGCGTCCTTGCCCTTGGGTTGGCTGCTACCAGCTCGTTCGTCGCTGCCGCACCATGCGACATCTATGCCTCTGGTAATACACCCTGCATTGCCGCACACAGTACCACCCGCGCCTTGTACAGTGCCTACACTGGAGCACTTTATCAAGTCAAGCGTGGTTCTGACAACACAACGATTAATATCGCGCCGAAGTCTGCTGGTAGTGTTGCCAATGCTGCCGCTCAAGACACCTTCTGCTCCGGTACAACTTGCCTCATTACGATTGTCTATGACCAATCTGGCCGCGAGAACCACCTCACCCAAGCTCCACCTGGCGGCTTTAACGGCCCAGAATCCAAAGGTTACGACAACCTCGCTGGAGCGATAGGTGCGCCTGTTACTTTGAACGGACAGAAAGCGTACGGTGTTTTTGTCTCGCCCGGCACAGGCTACCGCAACAATAAAGTAAGTGGCTCTGCCACTGGAGACGCAGCGCAGGGTATGTACGCTGTCCTCGACGGCACTCACTACAATGGCGCTTGCTGCTTCGACTACGGCAATGCCGAAACCAACAACCTCGACACCGGTGATGGCCATATGGAGGCTATCTATTACGGCGATAGTACCGGCTGGGGTAGTGGTGCTGGCAGCGGTCCGTGGATCATGGCTGACCTTGAGAATGGCCTGTTCTCTGGCCAAGGCGCGAAGAAGAACACTGGTAATCCATCCATCACCTCCCGCTTCGTCACTGCTGTCATCAAAGGAGGACCGGGCAAGTGGGCTATTCGTGGTGGTAACGGCGCAACCGGAGCATTGTCGACATTCTACAGTGGCGCACGCCCAAGCGGCTCCGGCTACAACCCCATGCATAAGGAAGGTGCCATCGTTCTTGGTATTGGCGGTGACAACAGCAACGGCGCTCAAGGTACCTTTTACGAGGGTGTGATGACCAGCGGCTACCCGACCGATGCCACTGAGAACTCGGTACAAGCCAATATTGTAGCAGCCAAGTACGCTACCACCTCCTTGGTCAGTGGCCCAGCGTACACCGTAGGTGATTCTGTATCCTTCAAGGCTACCACAGCTGGATACACAAACCGCTATCTTGCCCATACCGGAGCAACAGTCAACATCCAAGTTGTCTCATCGTCTAGCACCACCACCCTGAAGCAAGCTGCCAGCTGGATTATTCGTGCTGGTCTTGGCAACAGTGGCTGTTACTCGTTCGAATCTAAAGACACTGCCGGAAGCTTCATCCGACACTTCAATTTTGCGCTGCATGTTGCCGCCAACGACGGCTCCAAGGCTTTCAAGGAAGATGCCACTTTCTGTCCGCAGAGTGGCCTCAGTGGCAGCGGTTCGTCGCTACGTGCTTGGGGATATCCTACACGATGGATTCGCCATTACCTCAACAGTGGGTACATTGCAAGCAACGGTGGTGTTCATGGCTTCGACGCGGCTGCCTCATTCAACGCCGATGCGACATGGGCCACCAGCACTGGACTTGCTTAG